In uncultured Bacteroides sp., one genomic interval encodes:
- a CDS encoding Y-family DNA polymerase, whose amino-acid sequence MGNCYLRYQEDVMFALVDCNNFYASCERVFNPALNGRPVVVLSNNDGCVIARSNEAKALGIPMGAPAYQYQYTFEQHNIAVFSANFTLYGDMSHRVMTILSGYSPEQEVYSIDECFLNLAGIEEDLHAYGVKMRKHVLRWTGIPVSVGVAPTKALAKLANRIAKKFPDRTEGSYVIDSEEKRMKALKWVAVEDVWGIGRRNAKKLRAIGVNTGLDFAMLDRGWVLRNMTVVGLRLLDELNGISRLDMEPVEKKQSIATTRTFEHEYSTFEEVNERIATFTVISAEKLRKQQCMCQAIVVFIETSRFREPGDKYSNSIVVKLPFPTSSSLEMVKFAGEGLRKIFKQGFLYKRAGVVLMDFVQEANLQRSFFFNSNPKHEPLMKAIDKLNTKFGTQKIYIAAQDTKVWKMKQEKLSKRFTTDINDILDVKI is encoded by the coding sequence TTGGGGAATTGTTACTTACGTTATCAGGAAGATGTGATGTTTGCTCTGGTTGACTGCAATAATTTTTATGCAAGCTGTGAAAGGGTGTTTAATCCGGCTCTTAATGGCAGGCCTGTTGTTGTTCTCAGTAATAACGATGGGTGTGTTATTGCACGGAGTAATGAAGCCAAGGCTTTGGGTATTCCCATGGGGGCACCTGCCTATCAGTATCAGTACACTTTCGAGCAACACAACATTGCGGTGTTCTCTGCCAATTTCACTCTTTATGGTGATATGAGTCACCGAGTGATGACTATTCTTTCGGGCTATTCGCCGGAACAGGAGGTGTATAGCATTGACGAATGTTTCCTGAACTTAGCCGGCATTGAAGAAGATTTGCATGCTTACGGGGTGAAGATGCGTAAACATGTGCTTCGGTGGACGGGCATTCCGGTTAGCGTGGGCGTGGCTCCTACAAAGGCTTTGGCTAAACTGGCTAACAGGATAGCAAAGAAGTTTCCCGACAGAACGGAGGGCAGTTATGTGATAGACTCTGAAGAGAAGCGGATGAAGGCTTTGAAATGGGTTGCTGTTGAGGATGTGTGGGGCATAGGACGTAGAAATGCTAAGAAGCTGAGGGCTATTGGGGTTAACACGGGTCTTGATTTTGCTATGCTAGACAGGGGATGGGTGCTGAGGAATATGACGGTTGTGGGGCTTAGGTTGCTCGATGAGCTGAATGGCATTTCTCGCCTTGATATGGAACCTGTTGAGAAGAAGCAGAGCATTGCCACAACAAGGACTTTTGAGCATGAGTATAGCACGTTTGAGGAGGTGAATGAACGCATTGCCACTTTTACTGTCATAAGTGCTGAGAAGTTAAGAAAGCAACAGTGTATGTGTCAGGCTATCGTTGTGTTTATTGAAACAAGCAGATTTCGGGAACCTGGGGATAAATACAGCAACAGCATTGTGGTGAAATTACCTTTCCCTACATCTTCTTCGTTGGAGATGGTTAAATTTGCGGGTGAGGGATTAAGAAAGATATTTAAGCAAGGTTTTCTTTATAAAAGGGCAGGAGTGGTACTCATGGATTTTGTTCAGGAAGCAAATCTTCAAAGATCGTTCTTCTTTAACTCGAATCCTAAACATGAACCGTTGATGAAAGCTATAGATAAACTGAACACGAAATTTGGCACTCAGAAAATATATATTGCTGCTCAGGATACTAAAGTGTGGAAGATGAAGCAGGAAAAGCTCTCGAAGAGGTTTACTACTGATATCAATGATATTCTGGATGTGAAGATTTAA
- a CDS encoding AAA family ATPase: MALLNKIRIENFRGFDSLELNELGKINVLLGRNNCGKTSILEALFLLIGMSNPELPENINRLRGILSSESNNINTLKYLFHDLNLAISPLITGNLKGQIRKLKLEPYYKASLGEDLKDKSFDPYTTSSSVQELNGLKLEFSISENGHSKKYESVYSVSGGRIEQRIPKDYNESLKAIFIPSGSKDSFSLLNNYSELVKKKKDHIVLETIQNFDKRVESIQALHDGIYLGLKGVDELVISNIAGDGIRRYLYIITTVANLSNGIILIDEIENGLHYSAFRLLWESILSVCETTNSQLFITTHNIETLQMLKCILEEESNAQYRDWINFYTIAETKEKGTKAYRYTYEGFNDAIDNEIEIRN, translated from the coding sequence ATGGCTTTATTAAATAAAATTCGTATTGAAAATTTTAGAGGATTTGATTCTTTAGAGTTAAATGAATTAGGTAAAATTAATGTGTTGTTAGGACGCAATAATTGTGGCAAAACTTCTATTTTGGAAGCTTTGTTTTTATTAATTGGAATGTCAAATCCGGAATTGCCAGAAAATATTAATAGATTAAGAGGAATCTTATCTTCTGAATCGAATAATATAAACACGTTAAAATATTTGTTTCATGACCTTAATTTAGCTATATCTCCTTTAATAACAGGAAACCTTAAAGGACAGATACGTAAATTAAAGCTTGAGCCGTATTATAAAGCATCATTAGGTGAAGATCTTAAAGATAAATCTTTTGACCCCTATACTACTTCATCATCTGTTCAAGAACTGAATGGATTAAAACTTGAGTTTAGCATCTCTGAAAATGGACACTCGAAGAAGTATGAAAGTGTATATTCTGTTTCAGGAGGAAGAATTGAGCAAAGAATTCCAAAGGATTATAATGAAAGTCTTAAGGCTATATTTATTCCATCTGGAAGTAAAGATTCATTCTCTTTGCTAAATAACTATTCTGAATTGGTGAAAAAGAAAAAGGATCATATTGTGTTGGAAACTATTCAGAATTTTGATAAACGCGTAGAATCAATTCAGGCTTTGCATGATGGTATATATTTAGGATTGAAAGGGGTAGACGAGTTAGTTATTAGCAATATTGCCGGTGATGGTATTCGTAGATATTTATATATCATTACTACTGTGGCTAATCTGTCAAATGGCATTATACTTATTGATGAAATAGAAAATGGTCTTCATTATTCTGCTTTCAGACTTTTATGGGAAAGTATTTTATCTGTGTGCGAAACTACAAATTCGCAACTATTTATAACTACGCATAATATTGAAACTTTGCAAATGCTAAAATGCATACTCGAAGAGGAGAGTAATGCTCAGTATCGAGATTGGATAAACTTTTACACTATTGCCGAAACTAAAGAAAAAGGAACAAAGGCTTATAGATACACTTACGAAGGTTTTAATGATGCTATTGATAACGAAATTGAAATTAGGAATTAG
- a CDS encoding DUF3226 domain-containing protein: MERPIKIFVEGIADIRFIENYVDFLYGIKLSKNDAIETKGWNNLITQKGTGQAYINQMNINSDNGGINLVIFDADTDAETRRSDILKWKKENSLDFELFLFPNDKDTGALEDLLEQIINPKNSSIFGCLSDYEMCLGGSKIEGRTEPLTTPAKKTKIYGYLEALLGKARKEKDLIKEANRNYLNEDHWNLSSEALNPLKDFLDKYFKDK; encoded by the coding sequence ATGGAAAGACCAATTAAGATTTTCGTTGAAGGCATTGCAGATATTCGTTTTATTGAAAATTATGTAGATTTCTTGTATGGTATAAAGCTTTCTAAAAATGATGCTATAGAAACTAAGGGGTGGAATAATCTCATTACTCAAAAAGGTACTGGTCAGGCTTACATTAACCAGATGAATATAAACAGTGATAATGGAGGTATAAATCTTGTAATATTCGATGCTGATACAGATGCAGAAACTAGAAGAAGTGATATATTGAAATGGAAAAAAGAGAACAGTCTTGATTTTGAACTTTTTTTATTTCCAAATGATAAGGATACAGGAGCTTTAGAAGATTTATTGGAACAAATTATAAATCCAAAGAATAGCTCAATATTTGGTTGCTTGAGTGATTATGAGATGTGTTTAGGCGGAAGCAAAATAGAAGGGAGAACCGAGCCTTTAACCACTCCGGCCAAGAAAACAAAAATTTATGGATATTTAGAGGCATTACTAGGGAAAGCAAGAAAAGAGAAAGATCTGATAAAGGAGGCTAATAGGAATTATTTAAATGAAGATCATTGGAATTTAAGTTCAGAAGCCTTAAATCCTTTAAAAGATTTCTTGGATAAATATTTTAAAGATAAATAG
- a CDS encoding cation transporter, with the protein MKTRMIKLSLATLILASVIALPVNAIMQHNHNAKTTVTAPAAKTKHVQIPVKGSCELCKARIEKAAKSVKGVKMAMWEQKSQTLHLQYDPAVATPKKVMQAVAKAGHDAGTVKTTSKAYKALPSCCKYKR; encoded by the coding sequence ATGAAAACAAGAATGATTAAATTGAGTTTAGCTACTCTTATTTTAGCAAGTGTTATAGCTCTTCCGGTTAATGCTATAATGCAGCATAACCATAATGCAAAGACTACCGTAACAGCTCCGGCTGCCAAAACGAAACACGTACAGATTCCTGTTAAAGGGAGCTGCGAACTGTGTAAAGCACGTATTGAGAAAGCTGCCAAGAGCGTAAAAGGAGTAAAAATGGCAATGTGGGAACAGAAAAGTCAGACATTACATTTGCAGTATGACCCGGCTGTAGCTACTCCTAAAAAAGTAATGCAGGCTGTTGCCAAAGCCGGTCACGATGCCGGAACAGTTAAAACAACCTCTAAGGCTTACAAAGCTTTGCCAAGCTGCTGTAAGTACAAAAGATAA